TGTGTTCACACACTGctgacggtgtgtgtgtgtgtgtgtgtgtgttcagtctcTGTGGACTATGAATTTCTACAGCTGTGTCaggtctgctcctcctcttcattcacacacatgcacgcacacacacacacacacacacacacacacacacacacacactgtagtgtAGATCTGTGTGTGATAGATTGGTCCTGAGGCCACCTCCCACTCAGACGCCTCCACACGGTTACTATGGAAACAAACTGgatgacaaacacacaacaggagcaaacacaacaacaacaagagcaccaataataacaagtggttccaggcacaacaaaccccgcccctacaCATGTAGTGTAGCTTATTTCAACATGAGGTCATGAATAGTGTCCAGAGAACAcaccactgtgatctggagtgtGAACTGGACGCATGATCAgctgtttatatgtatgttctgtGTACACATGATCAGCTATTtacatgtatgttcacaccgcatcaaataccacacacttaaCAGTTAGGGTTAACAGTTAGCGGCTAGGGCTTCGGTTTTGTGgctagcagttagggttagggttagtagttaaggttagggttagcagttagggttaggggttagtggtTAGGATTAGCGGTTAGGATAAGTGGTTAATGGTTagcggttaggggttagggttagtggtaaGAGTTAGTGGTTAGTGATTAGGGTTAGTggtcaggggttaggggttaaggttagtggtttgggttagggttagcggttagagttaacggttaggggttagggttagtggtcagggttagggttagccgttagggttagtggtcagggtcagggttatgaTTAGTGGTTAGtgtttagggttagtggtttgggttagtggttagggttaggggttagtggttagtgattagtggttagggttagtggtaaGGGTtgtggttagcggttagggttagtggttaggcttagtggttagggttagtggttaggggttagggttagtggttaggggttAGTGGTTAGGCTTAGTGTTTAGGATTAGTGGTTAATGGTTAGTGTTAGTGGTTTGTGGTTTGTGGTTAGTGGtttgagttagggttagtggttagagttaggggttagtggttagggttagtggttatggttagtagttagggttaggggttagtggtTTGAGTTAGTGGTTAGGGATAGTGGTTAGtgattagggttagtggttagggttagtggtttgaGTTAGTGGTTAGGGATAGTGGTTAGtgattagggttagtggttagggttagtggtttgagttagtggttagggttagtggtttgggttaggggttagggttagtggttaaaGTTAGCACCAGGTTGATCGCTGTCAACCAGGCCACGCCCACATGCATCACATGACACTGGATCCATGCTTACAGACGTGTCCTTCATTTTTCAACATGAATCACCAGCACCAGACAGAACACAGATGGAAAGAGCAGAGTTCCAACCCAGCTGAAAACACGAACGGAACCAGAACCTCAATGTTCTGAATCACACACTTGAACTTGGATTCAGGAGGTTTGTGAACCTCAGGGACAGAACCTTATCGGACCTTCTGCATGCCCACTTGAACCCCAAACAGAACCTCTTCTACATCTCAAATATCAGCCCATAGTACCAGAACCAGAGCTGAAAACTAACAGACCATCTGAGCCGGAAAATGCTGGACCAAGACCAGAACCTGGTCACCCCCAtccactggttctggttctggttctggtatgTTTGTCTCCTGTTGAACTGGTTTTGTGTCAAGAACAGAAATTAAAGCAGGCACCatgaaaacacacagatacacacacacacacacacacacacacacatacactgacacacacacagcgatacacacacactgatatacacacacacacactgataaatacacactgatacacacacactgatatacacacagaaacacacacacacacacattgatacatacacacacagatacacacacacagatacacacactgatatacacacactgatacacacacacacacacacacacacactgatacacacacactgatacacacactgatacaaacacacacagatacacacacaggtCTGATCCTGCCCTGGTTTGTGCTGTGACtccgccccctgctggtcacactCCATGTCTACAGTCTGGAGCTGGTCTGGGTCTAAGGAGGTCTGGGTCTGCAGGAGGTGGTCTGGGTCTACAGGAGGAGGTCTGGGTCTACAGGAGCTGGTCTGGGTCTGCAGGAGCTGGTCTGGGTCCACAAGAGGTGGTCTGGGTCTACAGGAACTGATCTGGGTCTACAAGAGGACGTCTGGGTCTACAGGAGCTGATCTGGGTCTGCAAGAGGACGTCTGGGTCTACAGGAGGTGGTCTGGGTCTAGGTGGTCTGGGTTCACAGGAGGTGGTCTATGTCTACAGGAGGTGGTCTGGGTCCACAGGAGGTGGTCTGGGTCTAGGTGGTCTGGGTCTGCAGGAGCTGATCTGGGTCTACAGGAGCTGGTCTGGGCCTAGGTGGTCTAGGCCTACAGGAGCTGGTCTGGGTCCACAGGAGGTGGTCTGGGTCTACAGGAGCTGGTCTGGGTCCACAGGAGGTGGTCTGGGTCAACAGGAGCTGGTCTGGGTCCACAGGAAGTGGTCTGGGTCCACATCTGGATCTACAGGAGCTGGTCTGGGTCTACAGGAAGTGGTTTGGGTCTACAGGAGCTGgtctgggtcttcaggagctggTCTGGGTCTACGTGGTCTGGGTCTACAGGAGCTGGTCTGGGTCTAGGTAGGTGGTCTGGGTCCACAGGAGGTAgtctaggtggtctgggtccaggtGGTCTTGGTTTCATCTCATGTTTTATTACAAATATTTCTCTGGTTTCTACGGCAACAGGCGACGACACAGTCACATGTCTggacaaaactaaacaaacactAGAGGAGTTGGACAAAAGGTTGACATGGCAacgatctcacacacacacatacacacacacacacacacactgtacatgtctgtgtgttattgttgtgtgtgtgttgttgtgtgttttagggCGTGGCCTGTCTGTTCAGGGCGTGGCCTGTCTGTTCCAGGGTGGGGCTCTTCTTCTTATGAACGCTGCTCGTTCTCACAGTCTGAGTTTTTTCCCATCAGCCTCGGCGTCTCAGGTAAGAgcaggttgtgtgtgtgtatgtgtgtgtgtgtttgtttgtttgtttgtgtgtgtgtgtgtgtgtgtgtgtgtgtgtgtgtgtgtgtgtgcgtgtgtgtgtgtgtgtgtgtgtgtgtgtgtgtgtgtttgtctggtaGTTCTaaacatgtgacctgtatcctgTTCACTtcgacccagaccaggacctagACCTAGACCCAGACCAGAACCCAGACCCTTACCAGGTCACAGACCTATACCCAGACCCAAAACAGGACCCAGAACCTTaccaggacccagaccaggactcAGACCAGGATCAAAACctagaccaggacccagacctaGACCATGATCAagacccaaacccagaccagGACCCTGACCAGGACACAGACTCTTaccaggacccagaccaggacccagactcATGGACTTGATGATTCACAGGGATAGAAACTGGTTTTCTGTTCAGACACAAAACCAGATCTGAAGGACCCTGTTAGTCTGATGAGGGTCTGGTCCAAGTCCAGGTCTGGTGTGGGTcttgtccaggtccaggtctggtgtgggtctgttccaggtccaggtctggtgtGGGTATGGTCTAGGTCCAGGTCTGGTGTGGGTctgttccaggtccaggtctggtgtGGGTcttgtccaggtccaggtctggtgtGGGTCTGGTCCAAGTCCAGGTCTGGTGTGGGTcttgtccaggtccaggtctggtgtGGGTCTggtcctgttgttgttgttgttgttgttgttgacaccATCCCTGAACAGTGTTTATGTTGTCATGACAATATATGATCTAAAAACTGATCTGAAacacagttcaggttcaggttcagactGAACCCACATGAATAAATTCTGGGTAAATTCACCAATATTTCAAAAGTTTAGTTGATAAAACTGTAGATTTTTAAGTTGTCGTTCCACAGCATtgttgtttgattgttgtttGACTGGTGTTTGATtgttgtttgattgttgtttGATTGGTGTCCGTCCGTACCCAGGGCACAGCAGAGGCGGGGTTGgatggttaccatggttaccCCACCCCGCTTTATTTGAGGTCAAACATTTGGAATTGCTTCATGGAGGACAGAGACTGGGTCATGTGACTGGTCATGGTCATGTGATTTTTGTGAGAACAGAAAACTACAACAGGAAGTTTACATCAGCTGATCGTATCATAGAAGTGTTACCATGACAACGGATCATATTAAACTGTTGAACTGAGGACACACCCTCTGTCCATGAGGACATGGGTGTGTCTCCTCCTGTTTATTGTCATCATGTTTGGACTTGTCACTGACTCCTtctgtttgttcctttttgtttgtttatttgtttgtttgtttgtttgtttcaggtcTGACAGAAACACCATGAATGTGAGTCTGATTTCATTTCCGTGCTCATGAACAAACACcagataaacaacaaacataacaaACTGATGAGAATGAATCTAAATAATTTATAAAAGAATTGACTGGTTAAAGGTTTTTAAAAAAtccttattattgatgttttttatttccATAAAGTCCAACAGTTACAGTTTACCTGTTTTACCTGTAAAATCGTCTGAACTCAGGTTATTTCTAATGTcctgttattatgggatgtttccgGTCTTTAATCCTCAGACTTGAAtgtttccagttttgttttttttttgaagttcaGTTCAACTCCTTCAGTTTAGTCCTGGTTAAACTGTCAGTTTAGTCCAGGTTAAACTGACAGTTTAGTCTGGGTTAAACTATCAGTTTAGTCTGGGTTAAAGTGACAGTTTAGACTGGGTTAAACAGACAGTTTTAAACTATTTAGTCCAGACTAAACACACCTTCATACAGAACATTCCTGTGGTGTCTGTCATCGAACACACCCTGCTGCATTCAGGGACaccaatggaaaaacaaacacacctgaacacagtcTGAAATGACTGAGTTCAGCAGCACCTGGTGGACAGGAAAGGAAGTGAACCAGAAGAGACAGCATTTAACagcagctgtctgtctgtcttcctgtctgtctgtcttcctgtctgtgtcctcctgtctgtgtcctcctgtctgtcatcctgtctttctgtctgtcctccttctctctgtctgtccgtcctcctgtctgtctgtctgtctgtctgtccacctgtctgtctgcagCTCTCAGATGCTCTCGACGGGTTTTCCAGCAGTGGGAACCAATCAGGAGGCGGGGGTGGAGCCGTTTGGCCTGGACAACCACTCTCAGGTATGGATCTGAAAGAGGGCCAGGTGACCAgtgggtgtgtccaggtgtggttACAGGAGCTTTTAGATCTGTGACAATGAACACAGTCAATAATCCATGAGTCCACACCTGAGCACCTGTAGAACCTGTTGACCCTGTAGGACCAGTTCCCACCACGCCCTGGTGCACCATGGGAAGGTCCAACCCACCACCAGGGGGCGGAGCCTAACCCACCCACAGGTCACCACCTGTTCTGAGGCCCAGGTACTAAGGCCCAGGTTCGAAGGTCTACGTTCTAAGGCCCGGGTTCTCAGGACTAGGTTCTAAGGCCAAGGTTCTAAGGCCCAGGTTCTACAGACTAGGTTCTAAGGCTCAGGTTCTAAGATCTCGGTTCTATGGACTAGGTTCTAAGGCCCAGGTTCTAAGGTCTAGGTACTTAGGCCCAGGTTCTAAGGTCTAGGTTCTAAGGCGAAGGTTCTAAGGCCCAGGTTCTAAGGTCTAGGTACTAAGGCCCAGGTTCTAAGGTCTAGGTACTAAAACCCAGGTTCTAAGGTCTAGGTACTAAGGCCCAGGTTCTAAGGCCCAGGTTCAAAGGTCTAAGTTCTAAGGCCCAGGTCTAAGGTGTAGGTTTTAAGGCCCAGGTTCTAAGGTGTAGGTTCTAAGGTCCAGGGTCTAAGGTCTAGATTCCAAGGTCCAGGTTCTAAGGCCCAGGTTCTAAGGTCTAGGTACTAAGGCCTAGGTTCTAAGGCCAAGGTTTTAAGGTCTAGATTCTAAGGTCTAGGTTCTGAGGCCTAGGTTCTAAGGCCCAGGTTCTAAGGTCTAGATTCTAAGGTCCAGGTTCTAAGGCCCAGGTTCTAAGGTCTGGGTTCTAAGGCCCAGGTTCCAAGGTCTAGGTTCCAAGGCCCAGGTACTAAGGCCCAGGTTCTAAGGTCTAGGTTCTAAGGCCTAGGTTGAACCTGATTTGGTTGAACCTGATTTGGTTGAACCAGAACCCCCCAGAACCCATGAACACAACCCACAACATGGTCCACAAAAGgtccaacacccacaatgcattgcaCCAACCCAGCAGCAGCACATGCCACCACAGGATACTGTCAGGGTTGGACAGATGAGTAGGACAAGAGCGTCCATAAATGTCTCCGGAGCTGGAAACAGATACAGAGATGGGTTCTAAGTGGAGAACCACAGATACAGATACGGGTCTGAAGTGTAGAACCACAGATACAGATACGGGTCCATAGTGTAGAACCACAGATACAGATACGGGTCCGAAGTGTAGAACCACAGATACGGGTCCAAAGCATAGAACCACAGATACAGATACGGGTCCGAAGTGTAGAACCACAGATCCAGATACAGGTCTGAAGTGCAGAACCACAGATACTGATATGGGTCTGAAATGTAGAACCACAGCATCTGTTGAGTCCAGCTAGAACCACAGAAGGACTTTGTGATTTGGTTGGACTACATTCAGACCCTTTTAAAGAGTCTGTAAGCTAGCAGTTAGCATTTGCCCAGGTGGTCTTCAGGTGGTCCAGGTCTGAAAAGGGTTCATTCATAATAGAACTTCAGTCTGGGCTGGAACCAGTGTTCTCCTAGATGAACTGGTGTCCATGGTTCTGAGGTTCCTCACACCAGGAGAACATGGCCTTAGTTTGGACCGGACCAGATGTTTGGAGGTTCTACTGGCGGTCCAATAAAGGTTTAGAATAACACTGGACTCACACCCAACCCAGACGGACCTGGTTCTGGATGgttccaggtccagtccagttcaaccATCATAGACCCTGGAGCTGCAGCTGACGTTCTCCATTCCACCACTAGGGTTCTTAAACAGAACCAGCCTTTAATGGaccttctacatgtttccaggTCCAGTTTGGCCCGGTCAGCCACCGACCAATCCGGTGTGGTCTGGAGGAAACCCCGCCCAGCCCTCTGGACCTGGAGGGtttcctggtccaggtcctggagGATTTCCTGGTCCTAGTTCCaattctggtccaggttctggaggATTTCCTGGTCCAGGATCTGGAGGATTTCCCGGTCCAGGTTCTGGAGGGTttcctggtccaggttctggaggATTTCCTAGTCCCAGTCCCaattctggtccaggttctggaggATTTTCCAGTCCAGGTTCTGGAGGATGGTCCGCTCCTCAGCAAAACTTGGTATGATGATGGAGCGATGGGGGTGGAGTCTTGGAAGGGATGGGTGTGGTCTGTGGATGTATAGGTGTGTAGTCTGGGGGTGAATAGGTGTGGTCTGGGAGTGGATGAGTTTGGTCTGGGGACATGTGGGCGGAGTTAACAGTTGTTTGTTGTTGACAGACGGTGCCCTTTCATCAAACTCTGCCCAACGGCGTCTTCAACAAACTGTTGATCACGATCGAAGGAACCATCAACGCCAACGCTGACAAGTGAGTACCAGCCCTGCCCACCTACTGTCTAGCAGCAAGGAGGACTAGGAAGTATTCTGTAGGATTATGTAGTATTCTGAAGTATTCTGTAGTATTATATAGTATTCTGTAGTATTCTGTTGTCTTCTGTAGTATTATGTAGTATTCTCTGGTCTTTTGTTGTATTCTGTAGTATTCTGTAGTATTATGTAGTCTTCTGTAGTATTTTGAAGTATTCTGTAGTCTTCTGTAGTATTATGTAGTATTATGCAGTCTTCTGTGGTATTACCGTATATAGTATTCTGTAGTATTTTGTAGTATTCTGTagtattcttttgtattatgtaaAATTATATAGTTTTCTGTAGTATTATGTAGTATTATGTAATATTCTGTAGTATTACCTAGTATTCTTTAGTCTTCTATAGTCTTATGTAGTATTTTGTACTTTTCTGTAGTATTATGTAGTCTTCTGTAGTACTCTGTAGTATTATGTAGTCTTATGTAGTATTCTGTAGTATTTTGTACTCTTATGTAGTGTTATGTAGTCTTATGTAGTGTTATGTTGTATTTTCTACTCTTTTGTAGTGTTATGTAGTCTTCTGTAGTATTATGTAGTATTCTGTAGTCTTCTGTAGTATTATAGAGTATTGTGCAGTATTCTGTAGTATTCTGTAGTATTATTTAGTATTATGTAGTATTCTGTAGTCTTATGTAGTATTATGTAGTATTTTGTACTCTTCTGTAATATTATGTAGTCTTCTGTAGTATTCTGTAATATTATGTAGTCTTATGTAGTATTCTGTAGTATTTTGTTCTCTTCCGTAGTATTATGTAGTGTTATGTAGTATTATGTAGTATTTTCTACTCTTTTGTAATCTTATGTAGTCTTCTGTAGTATTTTGTACTCTTCTGTAGTATTATGTAGTCTTATGTAGTATTTTGTACTGTTTTGTAGTATTATGTAGTCTTCTGTAGTATTATGTAGTTTTCTGTAGTATTCTGTAGTCTTTTGTAGTATTCTGTAGTATTTTGTAGTTGTCTGTAGTATTACGTAGTATTTTGTACTCTTCTGTAGTATTATGTAGTCTTATGTAGTATTATGTAGTTTTATGTAGTATTCTGTAGTCTTTTGTA
This portion of the Sphaeramia orbicularis chromosome 22, fSphaOr1.1, whole genome shotgun sequence genome encodes:
- the lgals3b gene encoding galectin-3b; protein product: MNLSDALDGFSSSGNQSGGGGGAVWPGQPLSGPVWPGQPPTNPVWSGGNPAQPSGPGGFPGPGPGGFPGPSSNSGPGSGGFPGPGSGGFPGPGSGGFPGPGSGGFPSPSPNSGPGSGGFSSPGSGGWSAPQQNLTVPFHQTLPNGVFNKLLITIEGTINANADKITVDLSTHRDLAFHFNPRFNEGGRQVIVRNSRIDQKWGKEERDLSAFPFAPGQSFELKILCTDTGFRVAVNNSHLLEYRHRIHDLRSITKLNIYYDLTLSKVRMETLP